The following DNA comes from bacterium.
GACTTGACGTGCTTCACGACCTTCCAGCCGAAGCGCAGCGCCGCCAGCTCCTGCGACGTGGGCTGGCGCTTCGTCACTACCGTGCCCGTCGCGAGCTCGTCGCCCGGCGCGTCGGCCTCCTGCACGAGGAAGCCGCCGCGGACGCCGCGCACGACGGGTGCCGCGCTCGCCTCGGGATGCCAGCGCACGAGACGGCGGTTCTTCTTCTTCTTGAGCCGCTCGAGGGCCTCGGGCTCGAAGTCGGGCGCGATCAGCACCTCGGTGAAGAGCTCGTCGACCGCCTCGGCCAGCGCCAGCGTCCAGGGCTTCGTGCAGACGACGATGCCGCCGAACGGCGACTCGGGGTCGGTCGCGTACGCCGCCTTCCAGGCGGCGAGCGCGTCGGGGCCGGTACCGACGCCGCACGGCGTGTTGTGCTTCAGGATCGCCACCGCCGCGTCGGCGTCGCCGAGGAACTCCTCGGCCAAGGCGAGGGCGGCGTCGCAGTCGACGACGTTGTTGTACGACAGCTCCTTGCCGTGCAGCGGCTCGGCGATCCGCAGGAAGTCGCCGTAGAGCGCCGCCTGCTGGTGCGGATTCTCGCCGTAGCGCATGTCGATGGCCTTCGCGCCGCCGAGGTGGAACGTCTGGCCGAAGCGCGTCTCGGCGCCCTGCCCGAGCCAGTCGGCGATGGCGCCGTCGTAGGCTGCCGTCACGTGGAAGACCTTCTGCGCCAGGCGGCGGTTGGTCGCCGCCGACACCTCGCCGCCGCTCTCCGCCAGCTCGGCCAGCACCGGCGCGTAGTCCGCCGGATCGACGAGCACGGTCACCGACGCGTGGTTCTTCGCCGCCGAGCGCAGCATCGACGGCCCGCCGATGTCGATCTGCTCGATCGCCTCCTCGAACGTGACGCCCGGCTTCGCCACCGTCTCGCGGAACGGGTAGAGGTTCACGCACACGAGGTCGATCGGCTCGATGCCGTGCTTCTGCATCGCCGTCGTGTGCTCGGGCAGATCGCGGCGGCCGAGGAGGCCGCCGTGGATCTTCGGATGCAGCGTCTTCACGCGCCCATCGAGCATCTCGGGGAAGCCGGTGAAGTCGCTCACCTGCGTCACCGGCAGGCCGGCGTCGGCGAGCGCCCTGGCCGTGCCGCCCGTCGAGAGCAGCTGCACACCGTAGCCGTGCAGCGCCCGCGCCAGCTCCACGACGCCCCGCTTGTCGCTCACGCTGAGCAGCGCGCGCGTGATCTTAGCCATCGAAGTCCTCCACCGTGATGCGCGGAACGCGCTTGCCGATCGACGTCAGCACCTCGTAGGCGATGGTGTCGCACCACGCGGCCACCTCGTCGGCGCCGATCGTCGCCTCGCCCTGCCGCCCGAACACCACCACCGGCTCACCCGCCGTGACCTCCGGCTCCTCGGTGACGTCGAGCATGACGTGATCCATGCACACCCGTCCGGCGACGTCCACCCGGCGCCCGCGGACCAGCATCTGTCCCCTGTTGGACGCACGCCGGTGATAGCCGTCGGCGTAGCCGAGGGGCAGCGTCGCGATGCGCGACGGGCGCGCCGCCGTCCACGTGCCGCCGTAGCCGACGGGCGTCGCGTAGGGGACGCTGCGCACCTGCGCCATGCGCGTCGCGAGCCGCATCGCCGGCCGCAGGTCGACGTGCGCGGCGAGATGCGGCGCGGGCGCATAGCCGTAGAGCATGAGCCCCGGGCGCACGAGCGTGCCGTGCGCCGCCGGCGTGCTCAGCACCGCGGCGCTGTTCGCGAGGTGCACGTGCGTCGGCTCGACGCCCGCGGCGCGCAGCTCGCGCACCGCCGCCTCGAAGCGCTCGCGCTGGGCGATGGCGCTCTGCGTGTCGACGGCGTCGGCGGAGGCGAAGTGCGAGAAGATGCCGGTGACGCGCAGGCCCGGCATCGCCGCCAGCGCGGCGCCGAGCGCGCGCACGCCGTCCAGCTCGACGCCCAGCCGGGTCATGCCGGTGTTCACCTTCACGTGCACGTCGACGGTGCGTCCCGCCGCCCGCGCGGCCGCGGCCAGGCGCACGCCGCCCTCGGACGACCACACCGAGACGGCGAGGTCGTGTGCGACGACGTTCGCCTCCTCGCCCGGGAACGCGCCGCCGAGCACGACGACGGGCGCCGTGATCCCGGCCGCGCGCAGCGCACGGCCCTCGGACACCAGCGAGACGCCGAGCCCGACCGCGCCGGCCTCGAGGAACGCCCGCGCCGCGCCGACCGCGCCGTGGCCGTAGCCGTCGGCCTTCACGACGGCGAGCACACCGACGCCGGCCCCGACCACGCGCCGCACCTCGCGCAGGTTGTGGCGGAGCGCCGCGCGGCTCACCTCCGCCACCGTGGGCCTGCCCTCGCCGTCCTGCACGTCGGTTCGCTCCTCGGGAAGTCGCGGCACATACCAAGCGCCCGGTCTGTTGTCACCCTCCATCGCAGCGTCTATCGTCCGCGGATCGTGCAGGTGCTCGTGAACGACGAGCCGCGCGCGCTCGCCGACGGCGCCACCGTCGCCGACCTCGTGGCGGCTCTCGGCCTCGGTCCGCGACGCATCGCCGTCGAGGTGAACCGGACGATCGTCCGGCGCGCCGACTACGCCACCACCACTCTCCACGACGGCGACGCCGTCGAGGTGATCCACTTCGTCGGAGGCGGCTGATCATGCCCGATGACCTCGTCCTCGCGGGAAAGACCTACCGCTCGCGTCTCATCACCGGCTCGGGGAAGTACACGTCGTTCGAGGAGACCCGGCGCGCGACCGACGCCGCCGGCGCCGAGATCGTCACCGTCGCCGTGCGCCGCGTGAACATCACCGACCCCGGCAAGGACAACCTGCTCGACCACCTGCCCCCCGACCGCTTCACGATCCTGCCCAACACCGCCGGCTGCTACACGGCGGACGACGCCATCCGCACCGCGCGCCTCGCGCGCGAGGCGGGTGTGGGCACGCTCCTCAAGCTCGAGGTGATCGGCGACGAGAAGACGCTCTTCCCCGACGTCCCCGCGACCATCGAGGCCGCGCGCGTCCTCGTGAAGGACGGCTTCCAGGTGCTGCCGTACGTCACCGACGACCCCGTCGCCTGCCGGCGCCTCGAGGACGCCGGCTGCGTCGCGGTGATGCCGCTCGCGGCGCCGATCGGCTCCGGGCTCGGCATCCGCAACCCGTA
Coding sequences within:
- the thiS gene encoding sulfur carrier protein ThiS; translation: MQVLVNDEPRALADGATVADLVAALGLGPRRIAVEVNRTIVRRADYATTTLHDGDAVEVIHFVGGG
- the alr gene encoding alanine racemase; protein product: MQDGEGRPTVAEVSRAALRHNLREVRRVVGAGVGVLAVVKADGYGHGAVGAARAFLEAGAVGLGVSLVSEGRALRAAGITAPVVVLGGAFPGEEANVVAHDLAVSVWSSEGGVRLAAAARAAGRTVDVHVKVNTGMTRLGVELDGVRALGAALAAMPGLRVTGIFSHFASADAVDTQSAIAQRERFEAAVRELRAAGVEPTHVHLANSAAVLSTPAAHGTLVRPGLMLYGYAPAPHLAAHVDLRPAMRLATRMAQVRSVPYATPVGYGGTWTAARPSRIATLPLGYADGYHRRASNRGQMLVRGRRVDVAGRVCMDHVMLDVTEEPEVTAGEPVVVFGRQGEATIGADEVAAWCDTIAYEVLTSIGKRVPRITVEDFDG
- a CDS encoding thiazole synthase, which translates into the protein MPDDLVLAGKTYRSRLITGSGKYTSFEETRRATDAAGAEIVTVAVRRVNITDPGKDNLLDHLPPDRFTILPNTAGCYTADDAIRTARLAREAGVGTLLKLEVIGDEKTLFPDVPATIEAARVLVKDGFQVLPYVTDDPVACRRLEDAGCVAVMPLAAPIGSGLGIRNPYNLRIIVEQSRVPVIVDAGVGTASHAAQAMELGCDAILMNTAIAGAKDPIMMAEAMRDAVIAGRKAFRAGRIPEKLYATASSPLEGLVR
- the purH gene encoding bifunctional phosphoribosylaminoimidazolecarboxamide formyltransferase/IMP cyclohydrolase → MAKITRALLSVSDKRGVVELARALHGYGVQLLSTGGTARALADAGLPVTQVSDFTGFPEMLDGRVKTLHPKIHGGLLGRRDLPEHTTAMQKHGIEPIDLVCVNLYPFRETVAKPGVTFEEAIEQIDIGGPSMLRSAAKNHASVTVLVDPADYAPVLAELAESGGEVSAATNRRLAQKVFHVTAAYDGAIADWLGQGAETRFGQTFHLGGAKAIDMRYGENPHQQAALYGDFLRIAEPLHGKELSYNNVVDCDAALALAEEFLGDADAAVAILKHNTPCGVGTGPDALAAWKAAYATDPESPFGGIVVCTKPWTLALAEAVDELFTEVLIAPDFEPEALERLKKKKNRRLVRWHPEASAAPVVRGVRGGFLVQEADAPGDELATGTVVTKRQPTSQELAALRFGWKVVKHVKSNAIVFAAADRTLAIGGGQTSRVEAIRNAVARAGRLGVGLRGSALASDAFFPFPDGLAEAAAAGATAFVQPGGSTRDAEVIAAADARGAAMILTGVRHFRH